A stretch of the Deltaproteobacteria bacterium genome encodes the following:
- a CDS encoding lipopolysaccharide biosynthesis protein: MTEADRGPQTLQDYIAFLRRRKWFIVVPWLVILCIASVVAYILPPVYQSKATILIESQQVPEDLVRTTVTGYAEERIKTITEQILSRQTLEQIIKDFRLYPDFQDNAPIEDILSKMRKDISVEMVSAMVPSRRSERQVEVNVAFTVSYEGGDPKKVTQVANRLTSLFLEYNMRLRENLAKTTTNILEQQLEAYRNTTRLLEEKIARFKEEHLTELPELMRLNLEFEQQIRQQIERVETKILALEDRKVYLEGQLATISPSVLFRGDQVWEPRDRLKLLRSQAISLEASLSPKHPDVIKIRREIEELEKKVNADNERRNLEKMLNDKEVQLENLRNRTTDKHPDVARLKQEISNIKTALADIQADEAGGADSADSGPTNPAYINLQTQIKRTEIELDSLRTQRKELEKKWHQYVKRLEQMPQVEQEYQDLARDYSAAQKKYNETSEKLMEARQAENLEENQAGEKFTVVDPPHVPGKPVKPNRMAIILIGFILGLGAGAGLAAAMEFTDTTLRTAGDVRRLTGAPVLSAIPDVREVQEMQGKRS, from the coding sequence GTAAGTGGTTCATTGTTGTACCATGGCTGGTGATTCTTTGCATTGCATCAGTGGTTGCTTACATATTGCCCCCCGTATATCAGTCCAAGGCCACTATTCTGATTGAATCCCAACAGGTTCCGGAAGACCTGGTTCGTACTACTGTTACCGGCTATGCTGAGGAACGTATCAAGACCATAACTGAGCAGATCCTGAGCAGGCAGACCCTGGAACAGATCATTAAGGACTTTCGGCTTTACCCTGATTTCCAGGACAATGCCCCGATCGAGGACATTCTGAGTAAAATGCGCAAAGACATCTCGGTGGAAATGGTAAGTGCCATGGTCCCCAGCCGGCGCAGTGAACGTCAGGTTGAGGTAAATGTGGCCTTTACCGTCTCTTACGAGGGCGGTGATCCAAAAAAAGTCACTCAGGTTGCGAATCGTTTGACTTCATTGTTTTTGGAATACAACATGAGACTTCGCGAGAACCTGGCCAAAACTACAACAAACATATTAGAGCAGCAACTGGAGGCTTATCGCAACACAACCCGCTTGTTGGAGGAAAAGATTGCCCGCTTCAAGGAGGAGCACCTGACTGAGTTGCCTGAGCTGATGCGGCTGAATCTTGAATTTGAGCAGCAGATTCGTCAGCAGATCGAAAGAGTTGAAACCAAAATACTGGCCCTGGAAGATCGCAAGGTCTACCTGGAGGGACAGTTGGCAACGATTTCGCCCAGCGTCCTGTTTAGGGGTGATCAGGTGTGGGAGCCTCGCGACCGGTTGAAGCTTCTCCGGAGCCAGGCTATCTCCCTGGAGGCCAGTCTTTCACCCAAGCATCCGGATGTTATTAAGATACGGCGCGAGATTGAAGAATTGGAAAAAAAGGTGAATGCGGATAATGAGCGCAGGAATCTTGAAAAAATGCTGAATGATAAAGAGGTCCAACTGGAGAATTTGCGCAATCGTACCACAGACAAGCACCCGGATGTTGCGCGTCTGAAGCAGGAGATTTCCAATATTAAGACTGCCTTGGCGGATATTCAAGCTGATGAAGCCGGCGGTGCCGATTCCGCTGACAGCGGACCTACCAATCCAGCTTATATCAATCTTCAGACCCAGATCAAGCGCACGGAGATCGAGCTGGACTCGCTGCGCACTCAGCGCAAAGAACTGGAAAAGAAGTGGCATCAATATGTAAAACGGCTTGAGCAGATGCCCCAGGTGGAGCAGGAGTATCAGGATTTAGCTCGGGATTACAGTGCTGCTCAAAAAAAATATAATGAGACATCGGAAAAACTTATGGAGGCACGTCAGGCCGAAAACCTGGAGGAGAATCAAGCCGGAGAGAAGTTCACGGTTGTGGATCCGCCTCATGTGCCGGGGAAACCAGTCAAGCCGAATCGAATGGCCATTATCCTAATTGGCTTTATTTTGGGTCTGGGCGCAGGGGCCGGCCTGGCAGCGGCCATGGAATTCACCGACACGACGCTTCGGACCGCCGGGGACGTCCGCAGGCTGACAGGTGCTCCTGTCCTGTCCGCCATCCCCGATGTGAGAGAAGTTCAAGAGATGCAAGGTAAACGGTCATGA